In Rutidosis leptorrhynchoides isolate AG116_Rl617_1_P2 chromosome 6, CSIRO_AGI_Rlap_v1, whole genome shotgun sequence, the DNA window AAGGTAAAGAAACAGAAAAATCCATATTTTGAGCCCAAAATGCCAAGTTTGGTAGAATTTTTTATATTGTACAATGTTAAAATGTCTAATCTGATAGTTGATACCTTGATAgtattataatttacaaattttgaTAAGATTACGAACTTTCATTTCATTAGCTTTGTTGTCACATATAACTTCCTCCTAATATTCAACTCTCAAACTTAATCGTTTGTATTTTTCATCTTCTGATTCTTGCTCTTCGTATAACTATACTTCTGTTAATATCATATGTTCTATGTTATATTTCTTCATCACGTGTGTATGTATTTGGCACGAGGTAAATTTAATCTCAAAGGATTCTTCTAAGTATACTTAATTTTGAGCAGCATCGTTAATCCTTGCTTATCAGTAGGAGATTCGTAAAAGTTGAACCACTTACAATAGTTCAATTAAACGAACACATGGTTTCGTTAAACCAATATgtttaaattttaacattttgaacctctttgattatgGCAATGCCAATGGCAATACTTGTGATTTTGCTTACTTGAACTTTTTATTAGTATAAAAGGTATTTTTCTTTTGAATTGTAGCATATTAGTCTCTATCTTTATGTAGCTTTGTATTACACCTGAATAAAACCATCAGATGTAACATTAAGATTTATACATACCAAACTTCATGTGTTTGATTGGGAAATGTTAGCATGAGTTTTTCAACAATATTCATATGCGATTAGGACACCAAATAAGCTTTATAAAAACCACCATTATAAAGCAAAACTGAATTTTCTAGCACGATAGCATAAGGTAAGCAAGTCACCATACATCTTGCAAGGTATCAAACGTTCGACAAAACCAAGCACCATCCAGATCTCCATAAAGTAAAAAGATTCAATAACTTGTACTATGTTTTAACTAGTGTCCATCATGATTGGTCATCTTATTTTACTTTCATGCGAAAAACCTTCCACTCAACTTTTTTAACATACTATTGCTCAGACACGAAAAATAGTACAACAAAGAGCGCAGAACTAGTGATGACTTGTGTGATCATTACAAGCTATAAACCCTGTCACTGGTTATAAGTTGTCTGCAGGTGGCATAAACGGGTAGGATCCCTTTGCGACATTTCTTCTCTTTAGATGGTTTCCAAAAGCCAAAAACATAAAATGACAATTTTCTTTAAAGAACTTTCGCGCCTGCGGTAGTTTAGAAGATTGCTTTGGTGGTCTATTAAAGAGGAGGAGCTGCCCACAACTTCACTTTCTTGTCAACACCTGAAGTTGCTAGAATAGTGACCCGTTTATCGCCTGTTGGGAGTTGTAAAAAATTTGGTTATTAAACAGCAGATAGATCTGCCACCTTGGGCCCAGGTGGCTCAGTTTATGAAAAGCATATGTAGGCCTGGTTTTTAGGTTAGTTTGGCACGTGTTCTGAGTTTGACTCATATAGTTTACCCATAAGGACTCATATAGTATAAATTTCAAATTAGAGTAAAAGATAAATTGAAATTGATACTAACCGACTGGAATAGGTTTAGGTGTCCAAGCAATGTCAGTGATATCACCTGCATAAGTACACATAATAACACAACCTTCAGTTTAAAAGAAATATCGTTCGCAAGAAAGAAGTTTCCAAACAAAGTGAAATATACAAACTAGATCCATAATTCAATAGAAAATAACGCGAGCTGCCTTCTTTAGATTAGAGTTTATTTTTAACTTTTAAGCAGGAATGGAAATATTTCAAAACACATAATACTTGTTAACTACATAAAACCAAATGCAGTGACCCTTTGTCTACAAAAATATATTTTTTAGTCAAAAGGAAATTGAAAATACCGTCATGTGCTTTGTCAGCTGTTTCTAATACTTCCCCAGTTTCGACAGATAGCCACTGTAGTAATGGACCATGAGTAACAGCCAAAATCTTTCCATCAGGGGATACACTGAGACGGTCATAGTGCAATGTAGTGCCATTTGAATCATGCAGTGGAATTGGGAACACCTTCAAAGTCTTTGGATCCTCATCAAGATGATATCGAACTTCAACAAATAACAATTCACATATGTTAGAAAAAAGGTTGTACAATAATAGTAAAAAGCATATGAAATAAAAACAGTATTTAGGTTTAGGCCCACATATGTCAGCTGCTAAAATTTTGGTCCTGACCAATTTAACATTTACATTTTGGGGATCTCATTTGTATGGTATGGGAAGACATTGAGATGTGATTATGAATCACATCCAGGAGAACTAAGAACTGGGCCCCAAATATTGAATATGCGGGACTGCTCATACAAATTGCAGGACTTGAACCATGGATTATTATCTAGTACTATTACTTTACTATTCTAATTTATAAGGTGCAAGATAGCTTGTGAGGAATTAGCTATAGACAAATGAACAAAATACTACACACCGTTAATGTTCCACACTCTTATTGAACCATCCTTTGATGCCGTAATGATCCGTTCCGAGTCAGGTGTAAAGCTCAGCCATGTCACAGCACTCTGCACATTTCCAAAACACAAGTAGTACCAAGGCAATGAAATAAACGACAATGCAAGTAAGTCAACAGTTTTCGACTGTTGAAGATCACTTGAATTTAACAAACTTTTACATAAATTTCTTGCTAAAAGATAGAGGGAGGAATTAAAAAAGAACTATATATTACCTTATGGCCTTTCAGTTGCATAACTTTTGTAACCTCTTTAATCGAACTATCTTTTGAATAAACTATTTCCCAGACCTGTCATAATAAGTTATAGATTCTGTAAAGCTTTCAATCCAAGCCACATTGGACACTAAGAAATCATAAGTGTTTCAACCTTTTGATACGACTCTGATTATTGCTAGCAGATTATATTTAGTTTACTACGGAGTATTAATTAATATGTATGGATATAAACTAGATATTCTTTATTAGTAGTAGCAAAGTATTACGTAGTACTCCCTCCCTCGGTCCCAATTTAATTGTCCCTTgacgacaaaaaacacacagtttaagaaatttCATCATATTAGACTATTAGACTGTACTTTTTGTTTACCTTACAGTTTTACCCCTTAATTTTTacctttttttgtttttgtttttgcatGCATACATCAAGGGTATATAAGAACGTTACCTCTTTATTCTTATCTAATTATGAAGTGAACAATCAATTTGGGACATTCCAAAAATGAATAATGAATACTTGACAATAGAATTGGAAAATGTGGTGATTAAAGGCCTTATAATTGTATAAGATATCTAAGTTAGGGATTATCTATTAATAAGGCCTTATAATTGTATAACTTATTATGTTGCACCTTAATGGTGATTAAATATCATTTGGGAGTTAGTTTACCTATCAAAAGTAAACTGTGGGAGAGCCAATCGCCCTCTCGAAATAATTACCTATAGTTTACCTCTTGAAAGTTAGCTACCTATCTTTTAAGTTTGTTAACTCAATAATTAGTCCCTTTGTGTTCTATTATCATGTTGGTTCATATCACTCTTTTGCTAACCAGTCAGTCTTGCATTAGATTAAGGCAGGTTTCACCACTTCAGAAAGATGCTTATGAATCGTGGGCATCTGTTACACATTATACACGATTACCCACGATTGACAAGAACCTAGTTACCCAAAAAAGTGTAGTAGAGGTACAATCTTATAATAGATGTACATGAACTCTCACTTAGAACTAGATGTCAGACTCTTTACACTAAAATGGCTCATATAAAACCCGATATGGTGTTTTAGTAGCTTCGAAAATTCTCTCACTGTAAGACCTTACTTCACAAAATATATGCAAGAGTAACCCTACTGAAAGATACACTGTTTAAGGACGTCACCTTGACATCGGCAGTGAAAGCCGCTGCAGCAATGAACCGCCCATTTGGAGATACAGTGGCCATATTATTCTTGAGCTGATTTGTGTCAACATTTCCCAGCATCTTTCCAGACTTACCATCCCAAAGCTTAATATCAGTTCCTATGGTAAGACAAGTGAATGAATGAAAAATAGAAAAGGCAAGTGCACCATACCAATAGGATGTAGATTAACATGTTAGCTTACAGAAACAATCAAATGTACTGTTTCACTTCCTAAATACAAAGAGTTACACATGTAACAATGCTATCTCAATGAGATATAAGCaacaaaaataatgaaaaatgagaAAGTGTATTCACAGTTTCACACTGCTTTGTATTTCGTTTTCTCAGACTGTCTACATAAAATAGATAGAGTGCTTTTGCAAGTATGAAACTTTTTGTGACTCATAAATTGGCGAAACAAGTCAAAGAAGTCCCTGGTCCCTACATACATAATATGATTTTATAAAGTGTTTTCTAGGTTACCCTTTTACCTTAATTAGGTTATAGTTTACATCCCTTAGGTCCCAGAAATTTATCATTCTAAATGTTTTGCAAGGAATAAGAATATACCCTCTGAACTTGATGCAATGATT includes these proteins:
- the LOC139852627 gene encoding uncharacterized protein, which produces MEPIVLISVITSLIIGALITFIAFGSYFRNRKLEVVSIAKPTETAATNLKNSKPQQNKKSQLKPHHSHADKDLNKRHHPLDLNTLKGHADSVNGVCFSSDGHSLATACDDGVVRVFKLDDATSKSFKFMRINLPAGGHPTAVTFVDDASSVVVASQNLTGASLYMYGEDNPKGGENRQHFKPEMKWEQHNVHDKKYIITLFGTKATHGAADGSTIIASSSEGTDIKLWDGKSGKMLGNVDTNQLKNNMATVSPNGRFIAAAAFTADVKVWEIVYSKDSSIKEVTKVMQLKGHKSAVTWLSFTPDSERIITASKDGSIRVWNINVRYHLDEDPKTLKVFPIPLHDSNGTTLHYDRLSVSPDGKILAVTHGPLLQWLSVETGEVLETADKAHDGDITDIAWTPKPIPVGDKRVTILATSGVDKKVKLWAAPPL